The sequence TCATGGAGTGAAccacaattaatgtatcttgatcctcgcatgaAAGAATGCGAGACTGAAGTTcataaaataatgcatatgcaagaacttgcgaataaattgcccgatgcatttacagatacaaaaagggtgactaaatcatatataccggcagcaaatgctccagctcgaattgaaattccaaaagctggtaatgatgtcactcttgagtctctgccacgccagaaacgtgggagaccaattggttccaaagataaaaatcctcgaaaaagaaaataagctgataatgaggtaaaagaaagtgttcaagaagaaccacaaatcaatactccttatgcaaaggagattgatgatgtcaatatggaaattgcaatcaattatgcacattcaaaaatattatggaaccggaatgaaatgaaaaatcttgatgagatattttcatataatgttgcatatgacatcatgaatgatgaagatgatccagaaccaaagtctgtcatggaatgtcaaaatagacatgattgggatcattggaaaggagcaatacgagctgaatttgaatcgctcaataaaagaaaagttttcggatctattatgctcacacctaaagatgtgaaacctgtggggtaTAGATAGATTTTTGtgggaaaaagaaatgagaaaaatgaagttacaaggtataaagctagacttgtagctcaaggtttttctcaaagaccaggaattgattatgaggaaaattattctcctgttatggatgcaattacttttagatatttaatcagcctggcagtttctaaaaatttagaaatgcatctcatggacgttgttactgcttatctatatggatcacttgatagtgacatatatatgaagatacccgaaggatttaaggtatcagaaacatccaATGAAAAACCCAAGgatatgtattcgattaaattacaaagatctttatatgagttgaaacaatcgggtcgcatgtggtataaacgactaagtgattacttgataagcaaagggtatacaaataatcttatttgcccatgtgttttcattaagaaaacaacatccggatatgtaatCATAGTTgtatatgtcgatgatcttaacatcataggtacaaataaagagatccatgaagccattcaacttctaaagaaagaatttgaaatgaaagatctcggaaaaaccaagtattgtctaggtttacaaattgagcatatgcctaatggtttacttgtacatcaatcaacatatactgaaaatattttgaaacgtttcaatatgaacaagacaaaaccattaagtactcctatggttgttagatcactcaatgttgaaactgacccgtttcgtccatgtgaagatcatgaagatcttcttggaccagaagtaccatatcttagtgcaattggagctctaatGTATCTTAAAAATTATacgagacctgacatttcttttgcagttaatttgttgtcaatgttcagctcagctcctaccaaaagacactggaatgagatcaaacacatatttcgataccttcgaggaactactgatttaggattattttattctaacaattcaaaacaagatttagttggttatgcagatgcaagttatttatctgatccacataaagctaaatctcaaactggatatgtattcctaaatggaggtaccacaatatcatggcgttctgaAAAACAAAcatttgttgcaacatcatcaaatcatgccgaagtgattgcattacatgatgctactcgggaatgtttttggttgagatcaatgacacaactcattactgattcttgtggactagaacacgatgaaagtccaacaactatctatgaagataatgcagcttgcatagcacagatgaaagaagggtatatcaaaagtgaccaaaCAAaatacatacctcctagattcttctcatacactcaaaatacgAGAAAAGATAAACTTTTTTGACAAACCtagtagtaaaataataatttgCCAAGATGCCATTAAACAATTTTCCAAACACTCCCTTTGAATTATTTCTCCACTCTTTAATATCCACTGTAACTTTTGAAGCTCTTGATGATATCCACAAGTGAGATATTTTTCAAGCTCCTCGTAATATCCTCATTTAGAATCGATGACCGTCGAGATTGGGGCTCACGAATCAGCTTGTTGAGCCATTTTTATATTAGCCATAAAAGAGTGTATCTTGAAGAAAGTCACGCAAGGTTACACCAATTCGATTCCATGTCCATACTTGCTGAACTAATTGCGTTTCAATGCCTAATGGAGGTGGGCCCGAAACACCCCACCATGAGCAAAAATCACGCCATAATGGAATTGAATATCTACAGTCGGTGAAATGTGGTTTTGATCCTCCATCAAACTGCTACAAAATGGGCAGAGGTCTGAATCCATATTGACACCCCGTTTCACTAAATTTGAGCATGTCAGGAGCCTGTCGAGGTTAAGTCTCCATATGAAAGTGTTCACCTTTTTGGGGACCCATGGATTCCATTTAATTGTAGAAAGCCCGTGCGTCGAACCAGTGTATGTGAGTCAATAAGAGCAGACATTTTTTTACAGTGCAACTCCCATTTGAGGATAGTAACCAACGCTAGGAGTCTGGGTCAGAATTTAGGGAACGTGCTGCTGCTAAAAAGTAAAAACGATTGAATCATTATTGTCATTGACCCTTCGTTGCGGCAGTATGTGGAACTTTTATTGTGGGTTTAAGCCATCTTTTCGTTTGATTAAGGACTTTTATTGTTGTAGAGCATGGGTGATTAATGTATTGATTTTTTTCATTTGATTCACATTGATTGTTTTGATGCTTTGTTGTTGTTCATTAGTTGTAATCAAATTATTGGTGAAATAATTTGTAGTGTACTAGTGTATTTAGTTTATGTCAGGGTTTAGGGCAATAGTTGCATTAAAAATCGTTAAATCTATTAATTAAATGTTAAATCTTTCAATTAAATGCAAGTCTGACTCAGATGTAACATTgctacattaaaaaaaaaaaaaaaaaaaaaaaaatggcattGACCCAAGTCAATTCCAAGCGCAAAATGAAATGCCAAGAGTTGCACAAACAAAAGACATAATGTAtacataaactattattctaattaGTATCAAAATCAAAATTCATGCATTCTCATATTCTCACCACTAAACTACAATCACATAACCATTTCATACAAACCCTTTAATCACTTATTTCATGATttcattaaattttttttttcaccatCATACATGACCTAAAATCACTTGGAAGTAATCTCATTACTCAACAACTTCTTCTCCTCATCAGAAGCATCTTCATAAACACTTTCACCACTTGAACTTTGTGAACCAGTCAACCTAGCCAACATCACAAAAGTCATACCTCCCAGAACATTATTCACCATTCTCAACCCAACCACCGAGCTCTTAAACGCCAACGGTGGCAAAGCTTTTGCCAACACGAACTCAACTCCATTCAAACTTTGATACCTAAGATTCGCACTTATTCCCATATGAACGGCCCAAGTAAGCGCATTCAAGACAGTTGGTGGCGCCTTATTTGGTGACTCAAAACTCGGATCCATTTTTTTCCTCATTTTGATCAGCCCGTTTGACAATGCGGTCCCTACTAAACCGGCTGCAAACCCCACACCTGCAAATAATATTCCTTTGTACACAAAAGTACCAAATCGGTCAACTAAACTATACGCCCCGGATTCAAACATGTGACTCGTTGGTGAACGAGCAAAAATCGAAGGTAGAGTAGCTGGTGCTGAAGCTGAAGCCATAGTTGGTGCTAACAGATACATAAGCGTAAAATTCAATATCGACCCTACAACTAATGTCGAAAACACGAAATCCAGCTCGTTTAGACCGAAATTCGGACGAGATGCCATGTCACCGAATACATTGGCACTCACACCTACTACTTCTTCCATTAACACCTTAAAAGGAAATTGGGGATCAGCTGCAACCCTAGATCTCCAACCACTAAGAAACGCCCCAATCGGTCCGAAACCGTCAAGTGGCGACGAATCATCAAATTTTCCATCGCCGTCACTCCGATCACCACCTCCGCCGCCACCACCGTGACCGACACCAGAACTACCACCGCTGCAGCCACCAGCAGCAGCACAGGGGATTGTAATAAGTTGTCGATTCAACGGTAACCTAGGGTTTAACGACGTGGATCTGAGGGGCAAATTAGTAAAATCGACGAGTTTTTTGGCAGTAAGATTTGGTAATTGAAGGTTAAGAACATGTGTAGCTGGATTTATTTGATGATTACTTTTAGTAATATGAGAGTAATTAAGCTGAGATACGCAAGCCATAATTTGTTGAAGTTTACACAAATACGAATCTTGATCACTTGAAATCAacctgaaaaaaaaattaaataaatcacaacatacatacatagTTATTTAAACACATTAATTACTGTAATAAATAATATACGCAAACAGATACAGATCTAACTTGTAAGAAACATTATACTATTAAGTTGACGAAATAATTGAACGCAATAAAGATCCGATGAATCATATATAAATAGTACagataaaagataatatgtatgtatatgcagATCTGTTAATAAAAAGAAATGAAATTAAAGAAGTGAGATTTATTGAAAGTTAAAAATAGAATACCTTTTAGGAAGGGTGAAGTACGATGGTTTAGCCGGCGGAGAATGGAGAGAAATGAAAGAGGAAATTTGGGTATCGGTTTGAATGAAAGCGAAAATCAGGGAATGAAAACCctgaaaagaaagaaagaaggaaagGAAGAAAGAGAATGAATGGAGACGGGAGTTTGGTGAGAATGGTGGAAGGGGAAGGATCTGGTTCGTAGTTGGAGTTGGAGTTTGAGTAGAGAGATTTGAATATTGTCTCAGCCACGTGGCGGGGGTCCCCACAGTTGATTCCTACGGACGGAGTACTATTTAATTTTGTAGTTGGTGAGCAGACCGAACGATATTATATACGGAGTTGTAGTTAATAGAAATGAGTAGTGAAATTTGTTTTTATCGTCTACATACAAGCGCTCTAAACAAATAACCCCCGAAAAACTTAAAAAATACGGAGTAGTGTGTTAACTTTAATGTCATATTCATGTTTTGCTACGAATTAAACAAAAAGTAAACGATAAGATTATGATAAAATATTGTTGGTGCATATATGTAATCTCTAGTTCTACGTTTTCTTTGTGTTTACATTCAGTCATGTAATAGCGAATAACATTGTACTTGTGACTATTGAATTTCTATGTGTGTGCGTTAACGTTTTATATCAAGAGTTAAACTGccaacacagtcgaccgactgagtcaaCTCAGTCGACCGATTGAATACATACAGTCGACTGACTGTATCAGACAATCGACCGACTATGTCTAGTGACAGTATATGTACGGGTTTAGGCCTCCTTTGTGAGGTTACCTATTCCCTTAACTCTAAACTGAGTGTTTTCGTCCCAGTCGTTCTCTACATCCATAACCCACCGAATAACACTGTTTAGGAGTCGTTCTAATCTAGTTATTGGCCTAGGTTTGATTCATTCGACCCCGATACGACCCGTTATTCGATTGATCCTCGTTTTAGTGTTTTCAGCCTCTAGATCGAGTTACAACCGATTCAAGATCCTTAATATtttcgtctacaaagtggtatcagagttgGAGTCTTTGAATCATTGTTTTTCAATCGTTTTAGTGATAAAAAGTGGGTTTTTGGTTAAAAGTTGTTTTGTGTCAAATCTCTCTGTTTTTACGTTGTAGTATACGTTTTTGGTGTTTAATCGTCTTCCATGTAGGTTATTTTAAGTCTCTAGTGTCTTTGTTCGATTGGTTTTCTCAAAAACAAGTCCCTAGATCGTGTTTTCTACAAAAACCCTAGTTTCGTATCTGCTactgtcaagaacacactcggccgtgtgAGTCCTCTTAGTCGACCTTGTGAGTTGAAAAACCTAGCTGTCTGTCTCTTAGTCGACCGTGTGAGTTTTTCCTTAGCAGTTTGAGTTCCATATAGACACTCGATCGTGTGAGTAAACAACCGACCGTGAGAGTAAACAACCGACCATGAGAGTTTACACAAGCGACCGAGGGAGTAAGACACTAAGTTTGGATTTGATATGTCTAAAGTTAGATGCCATAATTGTGATGAACTTGGTCACTTTAAGAGAACTTACAGGAGACCTACAAAGCTTGATTTTCACAATCCATTCCATAATCAAATTACTGAAGCCAGCAAGAGATACACTGTGCCAATTGAGGAGCCTTCAAAGGATAATCCGAAAGAAGGTCGGACTAAGGCCTTAAATGCTTCATATGCCGATGAGGGTTACGATTGGTCAGTTCATGTTGAAAGTGAGAAAGCAAATGTGGTGTTTGTTGGTAAATCTTAAGATCAAATTAAATCAGGGAAGCTTGAGAGAGAAAAACCTGGTTGTCCTTGTAAAGATTTTGATTGTCAATGCTTTGTTTGCAAGTGTGAAACAAGGATCAAAAGAGCTGATGAATTAGTGAAGTGGGTTCTTAAGATGAAGCTTAGAAGGGATTTGTTTGAGAAGTTTCGTAAGGCTAGAGATTGGTCAGATTTCTCTTCTAAATCTTCTGATGATGAAGCTATTGGTATAGATTTCAATACGGGAACTTGGTTTAAGAAGGAAGAGATGAGTGTTGCTGCAGGTAAAGATAGAGTTTCTGTTAGAGAGAATGGTGAAGGTAATAGTCTGGTTGGAAATGATGCTTATGTAGAGAATGCTAATGTTTATTCTGATAGTACGAGTTCAGAGTCGAAGTCCGAGTCAGATACAAAAGACAAGGATTCAAGGGAAGGAAGAAGCCTCTATGCTTTCATGGCTAACACATCAAGTAATGATAAGGTACACACTAAAACTATTTCTGTATGTACTAAATGTGGTGAATTTGAATAGGAAATTGATAGACTTGAATGGTTATCTCTAAGCTTAATGAGATTCCGATAACATATGTTGATTGTCCCAAACTTGAACTAGAGATTAAAAACTTAGCGATAGAAAATTAGAAGAATAAGAAAGCTTGTGAGGATGTTGTGTATTACCTGAACTAACAAAAGGAATATGTAGACATCATTCATACCTTAGAAAATGAAATAGGTGACTTGAAATCCACTGTGATTGATAACGATAAGGCTATAGCAATGTAGATAAATTAGATTGAGAGCCTGAGGACTGAGAAAGAGTCGTTTAAGATCAAGTATGAGAGTGAAAGGGCTAGGAATGAGAGCTGACAACGAATGTCACATGTTATCGACTACACGATCTACACAAAGAAGCCTGGTATAAAATGTATAGGTTATGAACAGTGCCCACCACCCTTTAAGTAGGAATGCATTAATAAACCAAGTGAGAAATGTAGAAATGAGATCCTTACCTCACAACCCGTTGAGACTGAGAAGGTAGTGGCTTTTAACCACATGGTCGTGGGTTCGAgtaccacggatggcgccaaatgatcaagcatattttcacaggggtagggtgaacctacgcttgagtgcaatatAGGTTAGGTTTAAGGACAAACgatattcgaacctccgacgctCAGTCGTGGATAACCCGCACCGGAGCCAGAATGATCCCGATGGGGTGTTCGATCGTAaacccaccaacaacctagcatacaagGTTGAGTGGCCCTCGAGACATGAAGGAttctgtgacaacccgggaattttatctttatattattccgacacgataaacaaagtttgttaagttaaatctcaagaattttaaactgtgttcatacattcattataacctcaaccaaattccaaccattcacaaaccgttatatataaatagatatgtatatatatattataacttgagaatattaataaagtattaaacatataatactttacacgaacgtatttgtttcaatatgtttatcgatggaattagaagataatatcgaatgattgatttatcagatacattgtgatatgattacgggtctatgttatgaggtccactatgatttaagaaatctattctttttgacaacattcgaaaaatggtaaagtgatttataagtaagaacgtagagtgtaaataacttagatgttggatatcgacaagttaagtaactcgacatttttcattatgatgatttcatacgtttatttaacctttggactttatcccatgcttcaccaacagactgtaatttaaaaacttgaaacctattatgaatatatatgattatacttttctaaaatattttatgatataacgatttccattattttaacctttaaacaaaatgattcttaaatatatttagttttggaaaacaaaattatcatatttatttgatttagtttcaaatgtacaaaaacgttttcagtttaaaaagaactttattattaaaacgtatataatttttataaatatctagaaccacttttgacaactcattacttaaccagtatgataaagataacaatatttatattttattttattaaatatatataacgatttaaattaatattatatatatatttatacgcgtattatacgtacatagttttatatttttactatacttaaactttacatttactttatttttactttactttaactttagtaattcactttaataattcatactttaataattcactttaataattcatactttaataatttactttaataattcatactttaataattcactttaataattcatactttaataattcactttaataattcatactttaataattcactttgataattcatattattattattattattattattattattattattattattattattattattattattattattattattattattattattattattattatcattgtcattattaataaaagatattattgttatttttattactatcgttattatcgttaaggttataataataataataataataataataataataataataattattattattattattattattattattattattattatcattcaaatagttattagtattattattaatattaatattattattattattattattattattattataattaaaactaatattagtaacatctaattattatgattactattattattaatatgaacgcgatataaaagacgactaaaagctat comes from Rutidosis leptorrhynchoides isolate AG116_Rl617_1_P2 chromosome 4, CSIRO_AGI_Rlap_v1, whole genome shotgun sequence and encodes:
- the LOC139843597 gene encoding protein RETICULATA-RELATED 3, chloroplastic-like, yielding MACVSQLNYSHITKSNHQINPATHVLNLQLPNLTAKKLVDFTNLPLRSTSLNPRLPLNRQLITIPCAAAGGCSGGSSGVGHGGGGGGGDRSDGDGKFDDSSPLDGFGPIGAFLSGWRSRVAADPQFPFKVLMEEVVGVSANVFGDMASRPNFGLNELDFVFSTLVVGSILNFTLMYLLAPTMASASAPATLPSIFARSPTSHMFESGAYSLVDRFGTFVYKGILFAGVGFAAGLVGTALSNGLIKMRKKMDPSFESPNKAPPTVLNALTWAVHMGISANLRYQSLNGVEFVLAKALPPLAFKSSVVGLRMVNNVLGGMTFVMLARLTGSQSSSGESVYEDASDEEKKLLSNEITSK